From Hymenobacter sedentarius, a single genomic window includes:
- a CDS encoding phosphatase PAP2 family protein, whose translation MTLRQFLAFSTLTLPFCALLILFLDQPLALFAQQQLSWAAQFFSSITAAADAVHNALMVHVVGIPIIFLALGLAFAIGRYALKRRGATLFLILLLTHECSMVLANVLKGAVHRLRPEVQFAGGYPGTGLWAVGPHNDSFPSYHTAVYFSLFLPLAVAFPRWRVPLLVLPGLIGLGRLVLGAHYLSDVWASLWLVVALTFLFGRLDQATRPAELAV comes from the coding sequence ATGACGCTCCGCCAATTCCTTGCTTTCTCGACCCTTACGCTGCCGTTTTGTGCGTTGCTTATCCTGTTTCTCGACCAGCCGCTGGCGCTGTTTGCGCAGCAGCAGTTGAGCTGGGCCGCGCAGTTTTTTAGCTCAATTACGGCTGCGGCCGATGCCGTGCACAATGCGCTGATGGTGCACGTGGTGGGCATTCCCATTATTTTTCTGGCGCTGGGGCTGGCCTTCGCCATCGGGCGGTATGCGCTGAAGCGGCGCGGCGCGACGCTGTTTCTCATTCTGCTGCTCACCCACGAGTGTAGCATGGTGCTGGCCAACGTGCTGAAGGGCGCCGTGCACCGCCTGCGGCCCGAAGTGCAGTTTGCGGGCGGATACCCGGGCACGGGCTTGTGGGCAGTTGGGCCGCACAACGACTCGTTTCCGTCGTACCACACGGCCGTTTATTTCAGCTTGTTTTTGCCGTTGGCCGTGGCATTTCCGCGCTGGCGGGTGCCGCTGCTGGTGCTGCCGGGGCTCATTGGGCTGGGGCGGCTGGTGCTGGGCGCGCACTACCTCAGCGACGTGTGGGCCAGCCTGTGGCTGGTGGTGGCACTCACGTTCCTGTTTGGGCGCTTGGACCAGGCCACCCGCCCCGCCGAGCTGGCGGTGTAG
- a CDS encoding aspartate kinase codes for MLTVEKIGGTSMTAFSDVLENIIFHGRQGPELYNRIFVVSAYANVTNWLLENKKTGAPGVYHHITQNQEFRQALQDVATKLKDLNTHYEPLGLDLAAADAFIQQRINQAQTYLESLTNVLASGYVNSTNILQAAREILASIGESHSAFNSVNILQNRGVNATLVDLSGFDDAHPLTIDERIKQTFSGIDFANTICIATGYTKGTEGIMREFDRGYSEVTFSKIAVAVRPQEAIIHKEYHLCSADPNLVGIERCHPVGFTNYDVADQLADVGMEAIHPKASKPLEINAIDLRIKNTFEPEHPGTLITRDYVSPRKHIEVITGTDKVVIIDIHDPLMVGTAGFDLHLMQVFFDLNVSYIFKATSANSITLLIWQKDLQAALLDELNAKYEKVTIEDAALVCLIGSNIDEPGLLARAAGALADAGINIRSAGFALRKVNIQFIVGRDEYKAAIVALNQAIG; via the coding sequence GTGCTCACAGTAGAAAAAATCGGCGGCACCTCGATGACCGCCTTCTCCGATGTCTTAGAAAACATCATCTTCCACGGCCGCCAGGGACCGGAATTATACAACCGCATTTTTGTGGTTTCGGCCTACGCCAACGTCACCAACTGGCTGCTGGAGAACAAGAAAACCGGTGCCCCCGGCGTGTACCACCACATCACCCAGAACCAGGAGTTTCGGCAGGCGCTGCAGGACGTGGCCACCAAGCTCAAGGACCTGAACACGCACTACGAGCCCCTGGGCCTCGACCTGGCCGCGGCCGATGCCTTCATTCAGCAGCGCATCAACCAGGCCCAGACCTACCTCGAAAGCCTCACCAACGTGCTGGCGTCGGGCTACGTGAACAGCACCAACATCCTGCAGGCCGCCCGCGAAATCCTGGCATCCATCGGCGAGTCGCATTCGGCGTTCAACTCCGTGAATATCCTGCAAAACCGGGGCGTCAACGCCACCCTCGTCGACCTGAGCGGCTTCGACGACGCGCACCCACTCACCATTGATGAGCGCATCAAACAGACCTTCTCCGGCATCGATTTCGCCAATACCATCTGCATTGCCACCGGCTACACCAAGGGCACCGAAGGCATCATGCGCGAGTTCGACCGCGGCTATTCGGAGGTGACGTTCAGCAAGATAGCCGTGGCCGTGCGGCCGCAGGAGGCCATCATTCACAAAGAATACCACCTTTGCTCCGCCGACCCCAACCTGGTCGGCATTGAGCGGTGCCACCCGGTGGGCTTTACCAACTACGACGTGGCCGACCAGCTCGCCGACGTGGGCATGGAAGCTATTCACCCGAAAGCCTCGAAGCCGCTCGAAATCAATGCCATCGATTTGCGCATCAAAAACACCTTCGAACCCGAGCATCCCGGCACACTCATCACCCGCGACTACGTGAGCCCGCGCAAGCACATCGAAGTCATCACCGGCACCGATAAGGTGGTGATAATCGACATCCACGACCCGCTGATGGTGGGCACGGCCGGCTTCGACCTGCACCTCATGCAGGTGTTCTTCGACCTCAACGTCAGCTACATTTTCAAGGCAACCAGCGCCAACAGCATCACGCTGCTCATCTGGCAGAAAGACCTGCAGGCGGCCTTGCTCGACGAGCTAAACGCCAAGTACGAGAAGGTAACCATCGAAGACGCGGCCCTGGTTTGCCTCATCGGCTCCAACATCGACGAGCCTGGGCTGCTGGCCCGCGCCGCCGGCGCCCTGGCCGATGCGGGAATCAATATCCGCAGCGCCGGCTTTGCCCTGCGCAAAGTAAATATTCAATTTATAGTGGGCCGGGACGAATACAAGGCGGCTATTGTCGCCCTGAACCAGGCCATTGGATAA